DNA sequence from the Leuconostoc lactis genome:
ATGGGCTTTAGCTAACGCTTCCCCTTCGGCACGTGACTTGATATCACCATTGATTTGGAGCAATGTGTTTGGCGCAATGGCATCACGCATCGCCACGATTTCATCAATTAATTCAAAATGTGCGGGTGCTTTTGACATTTCTTTGCGCGAACGCAAGTGAACCGTCAACACCGCAACATCTTGCTGCAAAATCACGGGCAACCAGTCACGGAATTCCATGGGATCATAAAAGCCGAGACGTGTCTTAACTGACACTGGTAGCCCAGATTCTTTGGCAGCCGAGACGAGTTGTGCTGCCAAATCTTGGTGGCGAATCAAATCTGACCCAGCACCGTTTTTAACGACAGTTGGATCAGGACAACCCATGTTCAAATCAACTGCTCGATAACCCATGTCGGGCAATAATTTTGCTGCCCCAGCAATATCTTCTGGTCGTGAGCCCCAAATTTGCGCCACTGGTTGTGTTTCGTTTTCAGCGACGGCCAAACGCCCTTGCACGGAAAACTTTGCTTTGGGATGAATCATTGAACTTGCGTTCGTAAATTCTGTAAAGTAAACATCAGGGGCACCAGCTTTTTCAACCACACGACGGAAAATCGTATCCGTCACGGCCTCCATTGGTGCCAAACTGAAGAATGGTCGCTTTTCAGACGAGTCATGGCCTTTTTGTGCATTAGCCACAACTTCGTCCCAGAAAAGCGGTTGCGGAGACGATTGCGTCATGAAGATTTCTCCTTATTTAATGTAAGTCAACACATACTATCATACCATATTTCGAGATAAATCTCAAAAACGCTGCTCACAGCTTAAATGCGCTCATCTTTTTGCAGGGCGCTTAGCGTATAAAAGGATCCCGTCACCACAATCAATGCCTGTGATGATTCACGGACCCGCATGGCCAATGAAATCGCAGCCGAAGCATCATTGGCAATCTCAACTTCGACTTTCGGGTAGGTCATAATAATGGTAGCAGCCAATTCTTCCGCTGACAAAGCCCGCGATTTATTTTTCGGCGTGACGGTGATCACCCGCTGGACAACTGGAATAATTTCATCCAACATTTCATGGTAGTCTTTATCTTTTAAGACCCCTAAAATTAACGTGGGTTTGATTTTCAAATGCCAAGCATTTAACGCCGCCACCAAACCGGTGATCCCGTCAACATTATGGGCGGCATCAAATAAAATGTTTTTTTCTGGGTGATAGTTCATCCGACCAATCAAGCTCACGTTGGCTAAGCCGGCCTGCGTTTTCTCAGTAGTAAACGTATACCCCATTGTTTTCAAAGCGGCTTTAATTTGTAAGACAATCCCAAAATTATGTACCTGAAACGCCCCAGGCA
Encoded proteins:
- a CDS encoding tRNA dihydrouridine synthase, which produces MTQSSPQPLFWDEVVANAQKGHDSSEKRPFFSLAPMEAVTDTIFRRVVEKAGAPDVYFTEFTNASSMIHPKAKFSVQGRLAVAENETQPVAQIWGSRPEDIAGAAKLLPDMGYRAVDLNMGCPDPTVVKNGAGSDLIRHQDLAAQLVSAAKESGLPVSVKTRLGFYDPMEFRDWLPVILQQDVAVLTVHLRSRKEMSKAPAHFELIDEIVAMRDAIAPNTLLQINGDIKSRAEGEALAKAHPGVDGIMIGRGIFENPYAFEKSPRQHTLEESIALLKLQLDLFDEVNATVTPKHFEALKRYFKIYLRGFAHASALRQMLMETHATDEVREVLDRELARVYAAVAADQHIYRDNAAASAEMAAANAAKLAREAAEK